The Acipenser ruthenus chromosome 11, fAciRut3.2 maternal haplotype, whole genome shotgun sequence region TGGCTGCTGATGCTGCACTCCTTGACAAAGTAAACGTTTTAGAATTAACTGCATATCCCCTCGACCTCAGACAGCTGATTGGGATTCAGTGaacaacataaagaaaataacGTATGAAAAATTGCACGAGGTTATGTGCCAGCCCCAGGGGCTCTGGTTCCACTCCTAGAACAAACTTGCAGTAGTTTGGCTCTGTTGATGTTATGTATTACAGCGAGTTCCAGACACCTCCCCCATCTACCAAGGAATCCAAGTGGGGGAGGTTATCGAGCGATTACAGCAGAGAAGGTATACTGTACGTGCAAAACACTCTTCCACAAATGACTGAGGCTATAAAGTACTGATATACCACTTAACTTTAGGAATGTAACGTTTAAAGTAACTACAACCATAACATATACATACTGCTGATGCTACGTGCATGGAAATGCGTTTGAGCTGGAACAGATTTAATAGGAAAACAGTTCTGTGTGTCAAGGGTAACGTGTTTGTGAACCTCAGTAATGCGTCAGCAGAGTAATCCTTCCTATTTATATTACTCCATGGTGTAGTGGAGTTAGGATCAGTGGTGTTGCCAAGAAATAAAACTTGAAGCCAATGCAATAATATGAAAAACTTcatctgaaaaaaacacaaagctgGTTATCACTCAAACATCGACACAACATTCAGCTGTTACTCCTGGAAAGATTGTGCAGCAGTTATACACTTTATCATTGTACAAATATAACCTACCAAGCAAAACATATTTTGGCATATACATAGTGTATGTATTTCTAGCCTGGAAAATAATATtctgatattaaaataaaacagatattgttTTTCTCATAAGAATGCTAATCATGTTGAAGAATAGGTATGCTGTGTATACATGTGTTCTCTGTGTGCAGCACTGTATAATACACTATGGCACTGTACAGTTAATGTGGCAGACTAGGGCAGGTTCTGGGTGGGTGGCTGCAGTGTTTCTAAATATACTTTAGGGAACTCTGAGCTTGTAGCGGTCAGTCTCCAGCTCCTGTGAAGAGGTTTAGGATAGTTTATTTTGGCAGATCTGCAGCACTTGCGTGGCTGATTGGCGGCTGCATTGGATTAAGTTGCTAAAAGGAGTGTAATCCTGTTTTGTCAGGGCTGTGTTGAGGGGAATGGAGGGAGGTTTTGTCTGACATGTGTCATTGCAGCTTTTGGCCATTGCTTTAGTTCACTGGTAATTTTGTGATGGATCACGCTGAGTATTAAGGTACTTTATTAATATCTTATTGACgtgttaataaaatatgaattaacAGGAATAGATTACAGTTAGTGGATATGGGTTGACAGGGGGAACCTGTTGCTAGAAACATTGCAATTGTGATGGAACCATTTCAGGAACTATAGTACAGTGCTATTAAATCTCTTTAGACTCGAATACATTTTTAAGCACTTCTGTGTATTTCAAAAATCACTTGCATTAGAGAGAGAAATGTCGGTTCCATGCGTAGTACTTTAGAGCAAAATATAACCATGCATTGATTGTAAAACGTTTACAGTGATAACTTCACTTATGTATTATATTCTTCACATGCCTTTGTATtgtgtataatatttttttttccatctggTATTTAGTACCGTTTTATTTGCTTTTAACATAACTTCTACACTGGCATACAGTAAACATCATTTTGATTTGCCCAGCCCTTGTTACTGCGCTCAGATAAAACGCCTTGAAGATTACTACTTTAGGTAAACATGCTGTGAACTTTTCTTCTCTATTAATAATGTCAAGGATATCGGCTGTATTCTGTGAAAGTACTCCCAGAAGTCAAGGTTTGTTTTCAGCCTGCAGATCTGTGATAAATTGCATTCACTGTTCAGCAATGATCCCCTGGAAATGTGTTACCTGCTACTTTTGTGATTGAGGACTGCGTTAAATAATAACCAGTGCATTCCTGCACAGTTTATGATCACTAAATTCAGCACCTTATGTCAGTCGTGACTGCTTAGAGACCCTTTGTGTTTGCCATGTTTagcctttttattttaacttCATCAGGGAAGAGAGATTTGAAAGTGtgcaaggttttgttttttttctgccctACAAGTTTGTTCTAGTTAATAGGGGAGTGTGTTCCTGAATTGCATACCACAGCTGTGAAAATACTACTTGTTTTGATGTATGTTTTTCATTTGTTGTACAAATCCTGCGCAAACAaaagcaagaaaaataaataaataatgggaaGATGTTCCTGTTCCTGCTGTCCATTGCACTTTTACTGAAATCTGCTTTGTTGACTTCAGTCCTGACACGTAATTGAGATCTTCAGGCAGTTCATGGCTAATATCCCAGGTCAGGTAAAAGCTTCTTGGACACTCCATACTTTCTCATACATTGCATGAAGTCTGTGGAGATGCATGAAGATGTTTGTAGCTGTGTGGCATGGCTGAGCTCTGCAGGCATGTTGGTTCTGTTGGGTAGCTGCAAATGAAGGTGTCAGTGCAGGTAATTGTTACCTTGCAAGCATTGGCTTTCACAGTAGGCTCAGGTAGAACTGAGGTATCATGTATCAACTGAACTGAACAGTAGCCAGAACCTGTTCATTAAAATCAGATTGATGTCCAACTTCAGacgtgtctgtttttttttttttttccctttttttttttttaaacaactatcTCTATTCAGTACTTTCACAGTGTTTGCTGGTTTCGTTTGTTGCGTCATACAACTGGAATTCATTTCTGTGCTAAGCTTTCATACACATTTAGTCGTGCACACTACTTCCACATCGGAGGTTCTTgtcatttttataattaattcCACCATACTGAGCACAGTCTTTGTGTAGCTTTTGGTTATAACAGTATTGCATGCAACTTGATCTTGCATGTTATTCTAGATGTCCTCGAAAAATATTACTGTCAGGAATAAAAACACGGTAGTGTGCATAGCATCTGAAATAGGCTGTGCTATCTCTGCCAAAGCAGGCTGTCTTAAAGCTTTACTGGTATGCTGTCCTGTTTTACAATGTGCAGAAATAATTAAGACAAGCTTAGGGCTTTTCCACTGTACCTAATTCCAGACAAGGTTAATTcttatacagtatacacattttcaagatttatttatttatttcttactaaagctcctttcacactggcgctcctacccgggtcacaatctcCGTAAACCATCTAACCGGGTCGACACGCtttggaacatttctgtttagccatatttctgttgattttaAGACACACCAAGAGCCAGTTTGcaacagggatgaagaaacatttgctctaatcaacatttgggccgatttGAAGTGTTCGTAACAAACACGGCATCTTGAAAGCCTGAACAGTTGAAAGTGGTTGTTGCTTCCAGGGCATTTCATACACACCTTGTGTACTTGTTTCTGTTTCCAAGtcaaccctgcttcttcaaaaagcagtgtgaaacagCAGCTGACCTGCAGGACACCGGGTCACGACcctggtagagcatgccagtgtgagaAGGGCTTAAGTAAGGTCTTTACTTTTGAAGAAGCACAGAAAGCCTTAGGTCCGTATTTTCCAGgtgattttatttgaaaaatggCACTTCACGGTGGGCAGAAAAGGTTACTAAGTGCATGCCAGGCAGGCATCACATTGCATGTAGAAGACTGCAAAAACAATTCGGTTCAGGTACGGTAAAAGCAATGCGAAATAGAAAGGGAATACAGGTGCTACTTCAAGATTCCATCATAGTGCATTCTCTGTTTAGCAGTGGCTCTGCCTTCTGAGGTATTGTGCTAATAGTTCTGGTGCACAGCACGCAGCATCTTGCAGCGCAGATGTGGTGAAAAGAAGCACTTGATGGATAAAGTGGGTATAAGAGAGTGGATTGCTTTCTGCTTGCGCTTACAGGAAGAGTAAGAGATAAAGTGTCTGCTAGGAAATGAGAACTTCATTGACCTACTTTACCAAAAAGTACAGGTTGAACCAGTATCTTAATTTGTAGTTCACGACTTGCAACCACCCCTCTTGTTTAGTGATTTATCAGTAAGACATGCTGATTACTGCATTTAGGAACCACACCTGAAAGAGAGAAAATGTGTGTTCGTACAGAATCATGCTAGAGAGCTACACTGGCACACAGATGTGAGAGTCTCTGCATGACATTGGTAGCTTTCTGTAGTGCTGTGAGTTCTACATAGATGGAGTTGTTGTTGTTGAGCAGTCGCTGTTATTTTATCCCCTGAGAAACGGCTCTGGTTTCGTGTTTCTTGGTGTGAACAGTTTCTGAGCAAAGCAGACAGCTGATGTTGTGCTGAAGTTAATACTGTGCTGGCTCTGCTATATCTTAAAGTCAGCTTTTCCACCTCAAACTTCTCTGAAGAAAACTGAGAAAATGGGGAATGGTGTACAGTATCCCTTCTGGTGCAGTTTGTATCCAACAGTATGGCAGATTGGTACCAGTTTTGACTTTTTTTCCATTTGAGATGGCTTGCAGATTACATCTTGAATTCGGTCTCTACAGCCCAAACAGTGCTGCAGTAAATCCCAGAAGTGTGCTGGCTTTTAAACAGCTCTGGCTGTCTCAGTGAAGTGACTGGCTCAGAAAGCGTTTTATTCCTGCTTAGAGGACAGCCATTGCCAGTAAGCCATGAAAAGTCCTTATCCGCCCTTATAAGGCTGTAGCCGTATGCAAATTCGTGACACTTGCCTTATTATTCTGAAGATATTTGTGACTTGTTCAGAGTCTTGCAGTTGATTCAGTTTATGTTTCATGCCTTTGTGCAGTCAAAAGAATTCTCTCTCTGTCAACTGTAATGCCCAATGGTagagtttttttatttaaaaaatgaacatgtcATGGACTCAAATATTCCCCAATTGCATGAATAAAATGATGTTTCCTGTAAATCTGGTATGTCGGATGTGGAAAGTAGAATTATTGGGCTGAATCATGATTTAATATTTTTCTATCTTGATTAGCTATATCTAACTTTAAttcattttgtttgctttaaGAGTGCGCAGACCAttttctgtctttacagaaatgGGCAATAGAGTGGAAATATACTCAAAAGAAGGGTTTAGAAATTCTGTTGCAGGCTTGACCTGCTCACCAGGATAATGAGACTGAAGTCTGCTATTGGCACAAGTAACAGTGCTCGTCAGCTGACGTCAGGAGAAAGCCTTGTGTTTTTAGGGTTTACTGTACTAATTGATACCGTTTTCTGTTCAAAGTTCTCTACTGTTAATTTGCTCCTGTACTTTTACTATCGACTTCCAGTATAAATAGGAAACGCACGTAACTTGCATTCATACAGCCTGTCTTGGGGTGAACGTTGCAGTCACTTGAATCAATCTCTTGTCTCTCAATTTAGCAAACTGCATTAATGCAGAAGTCCAGTACAAAGTTAAAACAGTAGGAAATTGCAATGGTTGTCTTGTATATGAAAGTAGTAGACTGATCCCGAAATCCCATGAATGAGCAGATTAAATGCACATGACCTCCTCCTGTGTGAATGCTGTTTGTCTCGACACAAACACCAATAATCCTCTCTCTTTTATGTTATTCGAAACAGCAGAGCAACGACTGAATCCCACACAGGGCAGAGTTCAGTTAAGTAGTGAATGTCAACAACTGAAAAGGGATTACTCAGAATGGTAATATCGTTTGCAAATCATTGTCCCAACCAAGCTTGTACTGTAGGCTTATATACTGAACAGAGAGTCATTTGGCGATGACAGGCTGCCAAATCAGAGCAAGAACGCTTTTTATTGTTTGTGCCATTAAAGTGTGACGttgctgtggcagggcagaagccctgctgctgtaagtagtgtgtgtgtgcgtgggaaTGTAAGgctggcagggacggggttaaatcTGGAGAAACCCTTTGTTTGAGAGTGGTGTTTGGAGAAGGAAAGCCAGGGAAGTGTAGCTCAGCCTGGCTCTTGTTAGTTTTGTGTTGGACtcttattttggccctcgtgctgtaTTTGCTTGTTTCTTGTTGGTTTGTCCTCCTGTGAGATTAATAAACCtgcgcttaaactgcagcattCCAGCTTCGGAGTCTAAAACTAGTTCCTCTAAGGCAAAACTAGTTCCTgtccaatacaatacaatacaatacagtacaagagTCCTTTATGCTGCAAGTTTAAATAGCCTTATTCATTTCCCTTTTCATATCCAGTGTACAAACCActgataatttgtttatttagcagacgcctttatccaaggcgacttacagagactagggtgtgtgaactatgcatcagctgcagagtcacttacaactacttctcacccgaaagacggagcacaaggaggttaaatgacttactcagggtcacacaatgagtcagtggctgaggtgggatttgaaccggggaccttctggttacaagcccttttctttaaccactggaccacacagcctcctaataataAGCTTAGTATGTCTGAAGAACAGCAATGGGGCTAAAGTTAaagtaataaaagaaaaataatagatTATAGATCAAAATATTCTGTTAACCTAAATGGTGACGTAAAGCCCAAGCAACACACAATAAAATTGCAGGCAATTGGGGTAATTTATACACGCAGCATGCCTGAATATTTTGGTCTACAGAAAAACTAATCTTGGGCTATCCTTATTGAGTCACTTATCAGGCACATGCTTTGTTAAAGCACTCTGTCCTATTCACAGTACAGTGGGCACCATGTGTGTGACAAGAGCTGTCTATTTGTAGCTTGTGTAATTTAGCGTTGGCTACTCTATCTCATGTTGTCACCCTCAGCCTGCATCTGGTAAATTTTGATGGAGTTGTCTTTCACAGCGGTTGATATTGTGCAGGTCTTTGCAGTGGGAGGGGGGGGTACATTTTAGGAATGGCAAGTGGAAATTCAATATGGTCAAACCGTCCAACATTCCTCCTCTTCCCTATACTTCTTCATCAGTTCTAATTCTTAAACTCCTCCCGAATTAAACACAATGTACAGTCAATTCTCGTGAGAGCGAACTCAGATTAGACGTTTTGTATAACTCCTGCATCTTGTGATGATCAAAAGAAACACagttgggctcccgagtggcgcatccggtaaaggcgctccgcttggagtgcaggatgcgccctgtagcctggaggtcggcgattcgagtccaggctattccactgccgaccgtggatgagAGTTCCCAAGGGACGGTGCATaattggctgcatggtgggcctgcagagtgaaaagaagtggtcggctgacagcacaggtttcggaggacagcgcgtTGACGTCTtagccactcccgagtcagcgaagggtaaaaatcaattggcgactactaaattaaaaaaaaacaaaaaaaaaaacaaggtactgTACCTTTTTAAATGTCTAATGATTTAACATGTCttggacacattttttttgttctgtgtttttttgttagtgGGAAATTGGTGTCACCAAAATGGAAAAATTTTAAAGGACTGAAGCTGCTATGGAGGGACAAAATCCGACTCAACAACGCCATCTGGAGGGCATGGTATATGCAATGTAAGTAGAGTTCGAACTCCCTGTTGACTCGTCTTGAAGACCTGTTTTATTTGCTGTCTTGTGTTGGTTGTGAAACTGCTAGAGAAGGGTGCTGAAAGGACGGTGCTGCTGCTGAAGTTTTTGAAACCCCGAAGATCACAGGGGAAGCGTAGGTTCATCAAGTGTTCCGGTCCTGTGCCGTATCTTCCTGGCATTAGACTCGTTGGTGTgagtttctatttttaaataaattcattaaatcaGGAGTGTCCaatcagtcctggagggccattccactccagggtttaacaggtaaagttatataatgaactacttcagggtctggatgggggttgaattggttcaattaaacaatttagaacagtgtTGGAACACAGACCAAGAGGTAGGGTcagctttggccacccctgcattAAACCTTTGAACAGGGCCTGTTATACCTATTAAATATGACCGTAGTTACCCATACTGCACTAGATGATGTTGgtaatttttttaacagtaataacAATATATCTCTTTCCAACAGATGTAGAAAGGAGAGACAATCCTGTGTGCCACTTTGTTACTCCGCTGGATGGATCGGTAGACATAGAGGACCATCGCAGACCAGAGGTGTGTTGAGAGGTCCAGAAAACCTTCCAGAGTCTATTGCATAATGCAGTGCAAACCCCAGACTCGACATGGAGACCCATGCATTGCTTATCATGTACAAAGTTACATATTCAaaagagtttgtttaattaatacatttttttttcttgaaggcAATTGCAACAGAAGGAAAATATTGGAAAAGAAGAATTGAAATAGTAATCAGGGAATATCACAAATGGAGAACTTATTTTAAGAAAAGGGTAAGGCTTAGACTTTTCATTACTTAACAAGACCATGCAAATTTACCTGAAGATTGCACCATTCCCTGCAAAAATACTGAGTCAGTAGATTGACTGTGAATGTATTGGAAACAATCCTCATTAAATTGCAATGTTCACTTTCAGTTACAGAAGCACAAAGATGAAGACCTCTCAAGCCTTGTCAAGGTCGGTATTCATTTTACATACAGCACCATTTTCTTGATTTGATTGATGAATGTCCACAGTGAGCATGGGGCTGTGTGGGTAAAGATGAATAACATATTGACCTAAGCCTGTCTACTGGTGGTCATTTTGCCTGTGAGTAGCTGgcctgcattttttttcttgacCCACTATTTAAGTTGAGTCATATTCACCAAAAGGCATTTAAACAAATGTGTAATTAATGACATTGACTGTAGAACAGCGTTGATAAAAGCAAAGTGGCTCTTTCAAAGCATGGCAGCCCAGGACcttaattattaaaatgaaatcgTCGAGAGCCTTGTTACTACCCGGTCTTGTATTGTTTAAATGAATGAAGTAATCACGGACATGATTGGAATGGACTGAAGAAGTTAATCTATATCCACCAATCTATAGCACATGGGCAGGCAATGTGGGCACTTGCACAACCAATTAGCCCCCTGATCAGCACTCACTTGCAACGTCTTGTGGTAACCAAAAAAAGGGATAATGACTTAAACAAATAAATGCTCACTGGTCCAGTTTTCAATTGAACACTTTTAATATTAGCTCCTCTTCTTTTATGGAATCCTCATATTTATACtagaataatacaaatattttaaaatatcagttttttataacatgttttttttcatacaataacTTTACTAAAAAAAGTTGCTACTTTTTAATATCGGGATGTTTAAGAAAAGTTGGAGTGCTTGATTATAAATGTTTCAAGTGACTTGGTGTGTACTGTGTACATGTTTGACTGTGTGACTAGGTTTGGATTCCTTGCAGTTTGTTTTCATTAAGTTTGttggatagtgcattagctgttGCATGCAATGTACTGACTGCGCGATGTGCATTTTCAACACAAAGGGTGCTGGGGAGCAGTACTCGTTGTTTGGGGAATGCTATCCAGACACCTTCTGTGTCTCCTTCTGCCAGGATGATGAGGTGGGGGCCTGGCGAGTGAACAGGAAGGGCCGGGACACCCCGGTGCCTATGGAGCAGGACATAGACATAGAAATGCTGATGTCAGAGTTCACCGACACTCTCTTCTCCACGCTCGCTTCCCATCAGCCCGTCGCCTGGCCCAATCCTCGAGAGATCGGTAAGAAGGaatgtttattaataaatgatttacagaaaAGCAAAGTAGCAGCATGTGCATTGAGACTTGTCTTCTGCTGAGGTAATTTGAGATACGCTGCCTGGGTGCATTATTAGTCCTCTCTATCCAATCGATTTGGCATTGCCCTAGTGTGGGATGTGTTCTCTTGGGTCACTTGATTACTCTTAAGAATCGCTGCGGATCAAGTCCACTCAAAGAAGCTCCTCTTAATCTCTGATGGCGGTATCTTCTTTCAAGACAATAATGTACCCAACCTCCATGCCAGAATTGTGAGCGAATGATTTGAGGAGCGACTGAGACTTGAGGTGTCTTCCACGGGCAGCATAATCCCCGGATCTCAATCCAGTTGAGCAtgtctgggatgaacttgaacgacACATTTGTTATCAAGATCGGCTGCACCAGTTGTGTGAAATATTAGTGACTGAATGCATTACCATCTCTCGACACTTTCCGGCACCTTAGTCTAATCCACATTgggtcaaggctgtgatcagggcaatcCGTAGCCCAACCCaggacaggtcctaataaagaaTTCAAGCAGTGCTTGTTATAAGTGGTACTCAGGGGAGTGAAGGTACACAAGAGTGCACATAACTGTAGTAATGCTTTAGTAATGACACAAACACCTAAGTTCATTACTGAAATGATTTTCTAGCTAGCTTTTTTGAGTTTTTTATAAGCGTGGTATTGATTCTTCAGTGGTAGGGGCCTATAATGTAGTTCTTTAAAAGCTTTTGGGAGCTGGGAATGTGATTCTCTGCAGGAGCTTCATCTGCTCACTATACCTGCAGTTGTAAAATGAGATACAAATCAGGGAGACTCCTGGAAATGAAATGTTGAATCCCAAGTTTTATTAACGTTGACCTTTTATCTTTATTTCTGTCTTCTAACAGCACATGCCGGAAACGCAGATATGATTCAACCAGGTTTAATTCCTCTTCAGCCAAATCTAGATTTCATGGATACATTTGAGCCTTTTCAGGGTAAGTTTCAATTGATCTGAACTGTGGTGAATCtacattgtttaaataattgaaaGATCAATTGGATAGATCCCAATGTGCTCTGTTGACATGGATCATGAGGTGAGCTCCTATTTGAAGTCCTGGCCGCAGCCTTGGAAAAATAgatctttcatttattattttacatatttttggtCCTCTCTTGAGGTAGCATTAAGTCCAAAAGCATTACAAATATGCTTCCGACTATTCCCTTATCCATGAAGTGCGCACTACTGATGTATTGTATTCCTCTTTTTtcctaattctttttttttcttttttagatttCTTTCCTTCTGTTCGCTCGTCTTTTTTCCCTTCATTTTCCATCCCTTCAGTTTCTTCGATGGCAAGCAGCAATTGTCCAACTCAGGTAATTACTGCAATGCAGTaaatgtgtttgtctgttttatgcCTTGAAggttttctttgcaagttttaaaAAGCATCTCTCAAGTATGCTGGACCGACAACAGGCCAGACTATTGCAAAACATGATCATATGCAGAAGCATGCCTAAAACCGTAGATTTTTAAATGGAAgcttttaaacatatatttttatattctgcTTTTTATTAGTGAGCAGTTTAGATGTTTTTAGTTCCTTTTTGTAAAAGGTGCTGGGATTCGTGTTCATTAAGGaggctatataaatgaaattgaTATGGTGTTGTGTGGTATGGTAATGCAGGGTAGTGACTTGTGAATATGCAACTAGTGCTCCGATTTTTAACATCTGTAGACTACAGGGCAGCAGTGGCTAGGCTGTCTTTCTTTACCTTCGTAAAAGTTAGAGGCATGACTCCAAACTGTTTAACCGTGACAGATGCgctctatttgtttgttttactgatttattctttctgttttgtgttagaCCTCCATCCTGACGTCTCCAGTCTCCTCTGCCAGTCTCAGCCAGGAGCCGATTCCACCTCCAGTTACCCCTGCTCTTTCAAACACAAGCAATAAGAACTGTTCCAGTGCTGTCAATGCTTTCGGACAGACAGCAGAGTTCAGGTCACAGACACCTCTAGCAAACCAGCAGACGTTTTTACCTGTGTTTCCCCCGTTGGTGCCCTCTGTTCCCTGTGCAGCTGATGCCGCCAGGGTTCCAGCCCCTCCCTCGCCCTCTCCCCAAACCGTTCAGCCCACTGCAGTGCCTCAGAATGGAGCTGGGGGAGTCACTCAGGCCTCATTCCCTTCAGCAGAGACTCCTAAGTTTGGATTCGGCAGCACTTTGCAATCGTCTGTCATTACGCACACTGCCTCCGGTCAGAGCCCAAGTCTCATCCTCACAACACGCCCTCAAGCAGGACCCTGCGATGCCTCTGTGATGCCTCACTTTCAGCCCCAGCCCTCTGCACCAGCTCAGACTTTTGCCCTCCCAAAGCCAGTGCAACTTAAAGGAACAAGGGCGAAACCCCTGCAGAAAATCGTGCCTGCTCCCACACCCCTAGTGTTTAAAAATGCTTTCATAGCACCAGGTAATACTAGCTGTGGATTTGTGCTTTTGTGGCAAAGGTGGGATGTTTTCACACTGAGATCTCTCTTTTATAAAGCTATTCTCTACTAGGCTTAAGTAGTGCAGGGATTTAAATAG contains the following coding sequences:
- the LOC131739388 gene encoding MLX-interacting protein-like isoform X2, which encodes MAAEEVRVCRRAPVAIKQEQDDDSDAEEPNLGPKKSDGQIIHSGHFMVSSPHSEHPPKKGYDFDTVNMQTCQTYCFGKTSTSHFSIDASLTKLFECMTLAYSGKLVSPKWKNFKGLKLLWRDKIRLNNAIWRAWYMQYVERRDNPVCHFVTPLDGSVDIEDHRRPEAIATEGKYWKRRIEIVIREYHKWRTYFKKRLQKHKDEDLSSLVKDDEVGAWRVNRKGRDTPVPMEQDIDIEMLMSEFTDTLFSTLASHQPVAWPNPREIAHAGNADMIQPGLIPLQPNLDFMDTFEPFQDFFPSVRSSFFPSFSIPSVSSMASSNCPTQTSILTSPVSSASLSQEPIPPPVTPALSNTSNKNCSSAVNAFGQTAEFRSQTPLANQQTFLPVFPPLVPSVPCAADAARVPAPPSPSPQTVQPTAVPQNGAGGVTQASFPSAETPKFGFGSTLQSSVITHTASGQSPSLILTTRPQAGPCDASVMPHFQPQPSAPAQTFALPKPVQLKGTRAKPLQKIVPAPTPLVFKNAFIAPASFPGQTSAVIVTPAPLKSEGVSPPSVVLAPTAIGRNPGVTEFHILQPTVTSQHLIIAKDEPGSSTNCRAQTPSPTSNRERHNSGQGSLCTSEQIPDPQSSQNSSTSKSKTDSCIVGFKSRRINHISAEQKRRFNIKIGFDTLNTLVPVLKSQSNSKPISNAATLQKTVEYIAKLQQERAQMQEEAKRLKDEIDTLNTSINCCQQQLPATGVPITRQRFDHMREMFDDYVKNRTLQNWKFWIFSIIMKPLFESFNGMVSTTSLDDMCNTTLSWLDEHCPLPVLRPMVLRTLRQLSTTTSILSDPSLLPEQATQAVRRMNNRSGES
- the LOC131739388 gene encoding MLX-interacting protein-like isoform X1 codes for the protein MAAEEVRVCRRAPVAIKQEQDDDSDAEEPNLGPKKSDGQIIHSGHFMVSSPHSEHPPKKGYDFDTVNMQTCQTYCFGKTSTSHFSIDASLTKLFECMTLAYSGKLVSPKWKNFKGLKLLWRDKIRLNNAIWRAWYMQYVERRDNPVCHFVTPLDGSVDIEDHRRPEAIATEGKYWKRRIEIVIREYHKWRTYFKKRLQKHKDEDLSSLVKGAGEQYSLFGECYPDTFCVSFCQDDEVGAWRVNRKGRDTPVPMEQDIDIEMLMSEFTDTLFSTLASHQPVAWPNPREIAHAGNADMIQPGLIPLQPNLDFMDTFEPFQDFFPSVRSSFFPSFSIPSVSSMASSNCPTQTSILTSPVSSASLSQEPIPPPVTPALSNTSNKNCSSAVNAFGQTAEFRSQTPLANQQTFLPVFPPLVPSVPCAADAARVPAPPSPSPQTVQPTAVPQNGAGGVTQASFPSAETPKFGFGSTLQSSVITHTASGQSPSLILTTRPQAGPCDASVMPHFQPQPSAPAQTFALPKPVQLKGTRAKPLQKIVPAPTPLVFKNAFIAPASFPGQTSAVIVTPAPLKSEGVSPPSVVLAPTAIGRNPGVTEFHILQPTVTSQHLIIAKDEPGSSTNCRAQTPSPTSNRERHNSGQGSLCTSEQIPDPQSSQNSSTSKSKTDSCIVGFKSRRINHISAEQKRRFNIKIGFDTLNTLVPVLKSQSNSKPISNAATLQKTVEYIAKLQQERAQMQEEAKRLKDEIDTLNTSINCCQQQLPATGVPITRQRFDHMREMFDDYVKNRTLQNWKFWIFSIIMKPLFESFNGMVSTTSLDDMCNTTLSWLDEHCPLPVLRPMVLRTLRQLSTTTSILSDPSLLPEQATQAVRRMNNRSGES